Proteins found in one Sorghum bicolor cultivar BTx623 chromosome 1, Sorghum_bicolor_NCBIv3, whole genome shotgun sequence genomic segment:
- the LOC8054314 gene encoding uncharacterized protein LOC8054314, giving the protein MGFIHRTSKQTSKVKTLLGLALPRLAAARRPRLARRSISRSDVGQLLALGHLDRALHRAEQFIEEDNMLEAFDIIELYCNRLIEHAKQLDKPNECGEDIQEAAAGIMFAAGRCSDLPELMFARTILANKFGGDFTAMAKEGTGVVDPMLVWKLSGNKRNMEMKKKVVKEIAAENNVLLDFSEFQEG; this is encoded by the exons ATGGGCTTCATCCACAGGACCTCCAAGCAGACCAGCAAGGTTAAGACCCTGCTAGGGCTCGCCTTGCCCCGCCTTGCCGCGGCACGCCGTCCCCGCCTCGCTCGCAGGTCAATTTCCCGCAGCGATGTGGGGCAGCTACTGGCACTCGGCCATCTCGACCGTGCTCTCCACCGT GCAGAGCAGTTCATAGAGGAGGACAACATGCTGGAGGCATTCGACATAATAGAGCTATACTGCAATCGCCTCATCGAGCACGCAAAGCAGTTAGACAAGCCCAA TGAATGCGGCGAGGACATTCAGGAGGCAGCCGCCGGGATCATGTTTGCAGCCGGGAGGTGCAGCGATCTGCCGGAGCTAATGTTTGCACGCACTATACTGGCAAATAAGTTTGGTGGCGACTTCACAGCCATGGCAAAGGAGGGCACTGGCGTTGTCGACCCCATG TTGGTCTGGAAGCTATCTGGCAACAAAAGAAACATGGAGATGAAGAAAAAAGTGgtgaaggagattgctgctgaGAACAATGTGCTACTGGACTTCTCTGAGTTCCAAGAAGGTTGA
- the LOC8054315 gene encoding LYR motif-containing protein 4, translating into MAAAAAAAPTRTEVLALFRSLLRTAKQFSDYNIREYTRRRAADAFRENRALADAPAAAAAFSEGKKQLEVAKRQALVYSLYAPKAKSVMELKVQ; encoded by the coding sequence atggcggcggcggcggcggcggccccgaCGAGGACAGAGGTGCTGGCGCTCTTCCGGTCCTTACTCCGCACGGCGAAGCAGTTCTCCGACTACAACATCCGCGAGTACACGCGCCGACGCGCCGCGGACGCCTTCCGCGAGAACCGCGCCCTCGCCGAcgcgccggccgccgcggcggcgttcTCGGAGGGGAAGAAGCAGCTAGAGGTTGCGAAGCGGCAGGCGTTGGTTTACTCGCTCTACGCCCCCAAGGCCAAGAGCGTGATGGAGTTGAAGGTGCAGTGA
- the LOC110431736 gene encoding uncharacterized protein LOC110431736, whose translation MGSVSDCQENGNHQSPPPAAAEAELVVEEGDAGDTIKGNYQPPEPVAEAGQVVEEGDAGVTMEGVASIALLPTGAISGHFIRLPGSICYGLQGTPISCERECSRGEDYRLIKLTIIDFKSKREKVLVVECRGHDAARLQNIDHLHGWEDDIVGLVEKEHGNEKVLLSFECETLKADKDAEDHITKYMPNLCGLDAVVNVGKMSISGINLDEDDEPRGDN comes from the exons ATGGGTTCGGTCTCGGACTGCCAGGAGAATGGCAACCACcagtcgccgccgccggcggcggcagagGCGGAGCTGGTCGTCGAGGAGGGCGATGCCGGCGACACGATCAAGGGCAACTACCAGCCGCCGGAGCCGGTGGCTGAGGCGGGGCAGGTCGTCGAGGAGGGCGATGCCGGCGTGACTATGGAAGGCGTCGCTTCCATCGCCTTGCTGCCTACCGGTGCCATCTCCGGCCATTTTATTCGGCTCCCGGGCTCCATCTGCTATGGGCTACAAGGCACCC CAATATCTTGCGAGAGGGAATGTAGCCGAGGAGAGGACTACCGCCTTATAAAGCTCACCATCATTGATTTTAAG AGCAAGAGAGAGAAGGTGCTTGTGGTGGAATGCAGGGGTCATGATGCTGCTCGATTACAAAACATTGACCATTTGCATGG GTGGGAAGATGACATTGTTGGCTTGGTTGAGAAGGAGCATGGAAATGAGAAAGTCTTGCTCTCTTTTGAATGTGAGACGCTGAAGGCTGATAAAGACGCGGAAGATCATATTACCAAGTATATGCCAAATCTATGTGGACTGGATGCAGTTG TAAATGTAGGGAAAATGAGCATCTCAGGCATCAATCTCGATGAGGACGACGAACCAAGAGGGGACAACTGA